CGTCAACAACCTTGTCGCGCACAGCCAAAGCACTTTTCAGCGAAAGCTCGGCCTTCATAACAGCCTCAACAACGTTTTGAGCTGAAACTTCACCCTTAACACCGCCAATCGAAGAAACTTCAGCGTTCTTCAAGTCGCCCGCAGTATTTTCCAAAGCAGCAGCCATAGTATCGGCGAAACTCTCGGTTGGCGCAGCAACCTCTGCCCCACCACCAACAACATACTGACGGGTACGATTAACACCACCCAAGCTATCGACACCCCGAGCACTGGAAACAGCACCAAGCCCTGAAACCGGATCAACCATTAACGCGACCTCAACAAATCAATTGTTCTATTAATCATTGCACTCGTTTGCTTCATAACCTGCAAACCAGCCTCATAAGAGCGTGTGGTCTCTCTCATATCAGCCAGCTCAACGAGCATATTAACGTTTGGAAGCTTCACATTACCGTCCTTATCCGCAGCCGGATGAGAAGGGTCATATTCAACCTTAAAATCACTTCGATCAGTACCGACACCTTTAACGGCGACCAGATCAGCACCCAACAAGCGATCCATTTCACTATGGAAAGTAATCGTCTTACGGCGATAAGGATTGGCACCTTCAACATCTGCAGTTGAATTGGCATTGGCAAGGTTTTCAGAGACAACCCTCATTCGCTGAGATTGTGCATGAAGACCAGACCCGGAGATTTTAAGAGAAGCACTTAAAGGATCAATCATTCTCTATTACTTCCCTATTCCAGATAGCATTAAACCATGAAACGACTGCACAATTGAAACATTGAGATTGTGAGCACGGGAAACTTCACCGGCCTTAATCATTTCCTGCTCCAAAGATACAGAGTTCTTAGAATCAAACACCTGCCAGGCATTTGCCTCTTTCACCTCGAACTGGCCGCCAGCCTCGCCGGAAGCACCAATGTGCGAGCCGTGAGTAGCTGCCATAGTCAGATGTGTCTGATCGAGAATATCTTTGAACGGCTCCACATCCTTTGAAGCAAAGCCAGGTGTATCAGCATTCGCCACATTCTCCGCAATCGCCGACTGCCGAACGGACAGCCACGACGATTGACGGGATGTAAGATCAAATAAATAAACGGGTTCCAAGAATTTTACCCCACACTACAACTATTAACCACAAGACTATCAATACAATCTTGTCCGTAGCTGACGGGTGTAATGCATGCAAAACGGCACAAATCACTTGGAAATGTACTTATAAAAGCGCAGTCTCCAGCGCACTTTTAAGGAACTCAGTATTCTTGAAGGAGACCGAATACGGATTATCAAACGCAATATATTTGACTGAAACAGCCGAATTATAAGGCAAAAGGAATAGACTCAGTAAAACAGATACTGTCTCGCACTTGAATTCGAGATCAATCTGGACAGCAATCTCACCTTCCCAAGCCAAGTCTATGGACGAGTTGCCCGCATAAGAGAGTGTGCCTTCCTTGAAAAACAACTCACTTGCCGAATTGACCAGATCAGAAAGATTTGCGGTCTCTTCGCCCAGAATATGCCGAGCCAAAGACGCCAAGTCTATACATCGAAGCTCCGAGGCGATCGGTTGGAGTGCTTTTGCAAGCATCTCTTCACGAACTTTTTCCTCTAGAGCAAAATCATCAGAATCGCCAACCACTAAACAATTCCCCGTAGATTTCACATATATGAGAGAGACTTAATAAATATTTTTAATTATTTCTTACTGGAAATGTATACGTAGGAAATTATTTCTGCAACCGCCCTGTAATATTCGGAGGGAATATACTGATCAATTGCAACCGCAGCGTATAATGAACGGGCCAACAACTTATCCTCGACCACCGGAACATCGTTCAAGTAAGCAATTTCTTTTATCTTTAGAGCAACTATGTCCTGCCCCTTTGCAACAACCTGCGGCGCAGCAGATCCATCCCTGCTGTAATAAAGAGCAACAGCGAAGTGAGTCGGGTTGGTGACAACAACGGTTGCAGAAGGAACACTGGCCATCATCCGCTTACGCGCCCTGTCACGCGCCAAGGAGCGCATACGGGCCTTGAGAATCGGATCCCCTTCCGCCTGCTTATGCTCATCTTTCACATCCTGCTTCGTCATACGCATATCTTTGCGCCATTGGAATCTGGCAAGAGCCAGATCAAAGCCAACCAAAGCAATAGTAGCAACGCAAATTGCAGAAAGCAGTTTGATCGCAATAGCCAAAATAGTTGCAGGAAGAATCTGAGGGTCGGAATACATAGTGGTAAGAGCCGTCGCCTGCTGGGAACGCAGCACAAGCAGTGCGACAAAAGCAACCGTAGCAAGCTTAAATAGGGACTTTATGAATTCCATTGAACCTTTAAGGCTAAAGATACGCCCAAAGCCCTTCTTAATGGAGATTCGGTTGAGCTTTGGCATAATCCTATCCCCCACCATTCTAGGGCTATTTTGCAAGAATGAAGAAGATAAACCCAATAGAATCAACAGGGCAGCGATCGGAATCATAAACCGTGTCAAGCTGCCTGCAGATACATTCAAAAGTTGAACGGCATCGCTGCGACTATTCAGTCTAATTTCACCAGGGTTATCGAGAAACCACCGTAGATAATCTACAAGATCACTCGCCCCATCGGCCAACAAGAAGACCATAATAAAAAGGAGACCGATAAAAGAGGCAAGAACTGATGCCTCTTTTGAGACTGGGATATTGCCTTTCTCGACAGAATCCCTAATCTTTTTCTCGGTCGCCTCTTCGGTTTTACTTTCCTCGTCCTGATCTTCAGACATAGCCTTCTATCGCTTTACACCAAGGCCGAATGAGGAAGGGCCACGTTAGATGTAGACTTCATCACTGCGACCAATCTCAAGATCAATTTCACCGGCATTTGCTTTTTCAAGAGCAAGGTCAGTAATTTGTCTGCGTGCATCAAGAACTTCACGCTGCGCAACCGGCTCCCCGCCAGCCAGATCATTTTCAACAATACGGCGCGCACGGCCAGACATGGACTGCAAAATAGCAGAGCGGAAGTCTTCGCGTGTGCCCTTCAGTGCAGTAGTTACCTGCTCGGTTGTCACATCGTCGAAGATGATCATACGTGTACGTGGATCCAGATTGACAATATCTTCGAAGGTAAACAGGAGACCTGCCAACTGTTCGGCAGATTTTGGAAGAACCTCGCGTAGGTTTGTCAACGTATCCTCAAGGTCATCACGTTCCATTTTATTGAGGATATCTGCCATGCGGGCATGGGCATCAGACCCGACAGTACGGGCAAAGTTCACCATAAAGTCTTCGTGGAGCGTCTTTTGAACTTCTTCTGCAACGTCCTCAACGATCGGTTTGAGCGTCAGCATTCTACGCACAATCTCATTGCGCTTGCGCCTAGGAATTTGAGAAAGCACTCCCGCAGAACCTGCGGGACTGATTTTTGAAAGAATAAAGGCGGCGGTTTGCGGATGCTCTTTTTGCAAGTATGTAGACAGTACCAGTTCTGAGATTTGGGAAACTTTATCCCAGATGGAGCGTTTGGAGTACCCCATCACATCAGACATGATTTCGTCTACCTGATCTTCAGGCAAAACACCCTTAATGAGGCTCTCCGCCCCCTCAACCGTACCGAACAAGTTCACACCACCTGTGAAAAGGTCGATAAACTCGTCAATAAGATGATCCAGTTCTCCGGCAGGCACAGTACCCAATTCAGCAGCCGCCCGAATGATCATCCGCATTTCGTCATTATCGAAATGCGAAAGTACCCGTCCAGCTTTTTCATTTCCCATGGCCAGCAAAAGCGCAGCAGCCTTCTGAGTCCCAGACTTATGGGAGAATGTAAAATTATCGGACACAGCCGGTAGAACCTCAACCATCTTTTATCTCTTTATCTCTCGTTTAGGCGTAGCTGCCTTTTGCGCCTACAATCTCTGTCAAAGAAACGCCAAAGCGTGAGTTATCATCTTCAACAACAACGATTTCTCCGCGTGCAACAGTGCGGCCATTCACCACAATATTCACCGGCTCACCCACACGGTGATCAAGAGGAATAACAGCGCCGCGGCCTAACTTGAGAAGGCTGGCAACCGGCATGGTTGCAGAGCCTAGAACGACCTGCATATCAACAGGAATACCAAGAACAGCTTCCAGATTCCGATCAACATTGGCATCACTCAGCCCAGAATGATTACTGGAGGAAGATTGCTGCGCAGGCTCGGCGGCCATTGCATCTTCCATGGACATATCTGCCTCAGCTGCTGCTGCTTCCCACTGGGCAGCAAGGGCCTCATCACTCATATCGTTGGAGTTTGACATGATCTGCCTTTCATAAGTCTTAGATATTAATCGTTTTTATTAACGGAACGAAATCCAACGCCCTGCCCAAAGGAAACTTTGCGCACGCGCAAACTTTGATTATCAACAGCTGATACAGCTTCATTCTGTGCGGTTTTTTTCGGAGTAGATGCAAGCATTTGCGCTACGGACTTAACCTGCTTCTTACGCCCTTTTTCGTCTTTCTCACCGCCCAGTTCATCCGGAATATGATAGGACTGCCCCTCTGTATTTTTAAGACGACCAGTCATACCTCCAGCCTTACGAGCTTCCCGCTTCAAGGCTTCGATACCTGCCTGCACATCTCTCATCTCTGCTTGCGCCTGAGCGATGATCGTATTCATATCGGCTTTGGTCTGATTGGCTTCATCAATCCTCTTACCCAAGGTTGTGATAATTTCCTCACCACGAACCTTCAGCTCTTGAAGACTAACACCAATCTGCTCCATCGCATCCGACGTTTGATCAAAGATTCGCTTGTAGTCCTCATGGTGACTAGAGAGAATCTTCAGCTGTCGATACATAACAACAACGCGCCATGTGGTTATTGCCAATGCGAATAATACAAATCCATCAATTAGATAGGATGTCATCTAATAGTTCCCCTTCCTGCTGCACCAATTCATCCACTCTTACAGTGTATGAACCGGAAACCTGCCCAAGTTTGCAGTTAAACAGCGGCTGACCATTACAATCAATACGTACAGGGGTTTTAGGGGTTGCATTCAATTCAAGTACAAGCCCCACTTCGAACTGCGCAACTTCATTCAAAGTTAGGCGCTGTTCCTCAAGAACGGCAGTAAGGTTAACTTCTGTACGTTGGATTTCGCTCTGGAACTGCTTTGTCCAGCGTGTATCACGGCCAGAAACCTCCCCAGAAAGAACTTGTGTAAGATTCTGGCGAAGCGGGTTAAGAGCAGCTTGCGGAAGAATTACGAAGATCTCCCCTTCCCTGCCGATAACTTCTGCATTCATCTGGCACAAAACGCAAGGATTACTACGGCGACCAGTCTGCGCAAATTCCATGCGCGTTTCCAAACGCTCAACGATCAAGGTTGCATCAACGATTGCACTGAAAGCATTTTCAAGTGCAGAAGCTGCTTCTTCAAACATCCGGCGCGCCAAACGATGTTCTACGTTTGTGAGCGCCCTGTCTTCCATATAGTCT
This genomic window from Pseudovibrio sp. M1P-2-3 contains:
- a CDS encoding flagellar hook-basal body complex protein FliE; amino-acid sequence: MVDPVSGLGAVSSARGVDSLGGVNRTRQYVVGGGAEVAAPTESFADTMAAALENTAGDLKNAEVSSIGGVKGEVSAQNVVEAVMKAELSLKSALAVRDKVVDAYMEFSRMSI
- a CDS encoding flagellar motor switch protein FliG translates to MVEVLPAVSDNFTFSHKSGTQKAAALLLAMGNEKAGRVLSHFDNDEMRMIIRAAAELGTVPAGELDHLIDEFIDLFTGGVNLFGTVEGAESLIKGVLPEDQVDEIMSDVMGYSKRSIWDKVSQISELVLSTYLQKEHPQTAAFILSKISPAGSAGVLSQIPRRKRNEIVRRMLTLKPIVEDVAEEVQKTLHEDFMVNFARTVGSDAHARMADILNKMERDDLEDTLTNLREVLPKSAEQLAGLLFTFEDIVNLDPRTRMIIFDDVTTEQVTTALKGTREDFRSAILQSMSGRARRIVENDLAGGEPVAQREVLDARRQITDLALEKANAGEIDLEIGRSDEVYI
- the flgC gene encoding flagellar basal body rod protein FlgC, whose translation is MIDPLSASLKISGSGLHAQSQRMRVVSENLANANSTADVEGANPYRRKTITFHSEMDRLLGADLVAVKGVGTDRSDFKVEYDPSHPAADKDGNVKLPNVNMLVELADMRETTRSYEAGLQVMKQTSAMINRTIDLLRSR
- the flgB gene encoding flagellar basal body rod protein FlgB, whose translation is MEPVYLFDLTSRQSSWLSVRQSAIAENVANADTPGFASKDVEPFKDILDQTHLTMAATHGSHIGASGEAGGQFEVKEANAWQVFDSKNSVSLEQEMIKAGEVSRAHNLNVSIVQSFHGLMLSGIGK
- the fliN gene encoding flagellar motor switch protein FliN, which codes for MSNSNDMSDEALAAQWEAAAAEADMSMEDAMAAEPAQQSSSSNHSGLSDANVDRNLEAVLGIPVDMQVVLGSATMPVASLLKLGRGAVIPLDHRVGEPVNIVVNGRTVARGEIVVVEDDNSRFGVSLTEIVGAKGSYA
- the flhB gene encoding flagellar biosynthesis protein FlhB, whose amino-acid sequence is MSEDQDEESKTEEATEKKIRDSVEKGNIPVSKEASVLASFIGLLFIMVFLLADGASDLVDYLRWFLDNPGEIRLNSRSDAVQLLNVSAGSLTRFMIPIAALLILLGLSSSFLQNSPRMVGDRIMPKLNRISIKKGFGRIFSLKGSMEFIKSLFKLATVAFVALLVLRSQQATALTTMYSDPQILPATILAIAIKLLSAICVATIALVGFDLALARFQWRKDMRMTKQDVKDEHKQAEGDPILKARMRSLARDRARKRMMASVPSATVVVTNPTHFAVALYYSRDGSAAPQVVAKGQDIVALKIKEIAYLNDVPVVEDKLLARSLYAAVAIDQYIPSEYYRAVAEIISYVYISSKK
- a CDS encoding flagellar motor switch protein FliM, which gives rise to MQQVLDDSAVDDGGMKFDLPSRLLDAGGIGVDRLPMLHVVFDRMARQYIDTLRQMAASAPYIAVQSVSNERIGDALDKYEDKAVIAVIHAPEWDARIMLGFDKSFIHSMIELLLGGDGEEEDYMEDRALTNVEHRLARRMFEEAASALENAFSAIVDATLIVERLETRMEFAQTGRRSNPCVLCQMNAEVIGREGEIFVILPQAALNPLRQNLTQVLSGEVSGRDTRWTKQFQSEIQRTEVNLTAVLEEQRLTLNEVAQFEVGLVLELNATPKTPVRIDCNGQPLFNCKLGQVSGSYTVRVDELVQQEGELLDDILSN